The DNA segment GAGCTTCTCCAGCGCTTCGCGCAGGCGCTCGACTTCCGCGACGACGTCGGCGACAGCGCCTTCGTCTTCTTCTTCGGCAGCCATCTCAAGCAGGTCTTTGGCGTCGGTCAGGCCGCTGCCAAGGTCATCGAGAGTGGTGACGATCTGCTCCAGCTGGGAGCGCTCGCGGCCCAGGCTCTGGGCGTATTCAGGCTTGTTCCAGACGTTAGGGTCTTCGAGCTCGCGGGTGACTTCAACCAGACGATCATGTTTGTGATCGTAGTCAAAGATACCCCCGAATGGTTTCGGAACGCTCGGAGAGGTCCTTGATGCTGTTCAAAATCGGGTTGATTTCCATGGTCGGCAGCACTCGCAGGCGAAAATTACAAAGCCGGTGAGTATACCCTAGGCGTAGTGGCGAAAGCAGCCCCGTCGGACGGGGACGCCGCGCATTCACTTCAACGGCGGGTGAACCCACGATGCCTGTGATGCCGCCTTCGTCAGCAAGCTGACTCCCACCGACCCAGCATCATGCCCGAGCCGCAGGAGACTGATCCGGCGACCCCATTGCCGTCAGGCCCCGCCCACCTGCACCTGATTACGCCCATTATGCTTGGCCGCATACAGCCCCTTGTCAGCGTCCAGAATCAACTGTCGGCTGTTGCCGCCGGGCTGTGGGATCACGGTGGCGATGCCGATGCTGACCGTCAGGTGTGAACCCGGTGCCGGTGCAATGTGCGGGATGTTCATGCTGGCGACGCTCTGGCGCAGTTTTTCGGCCAGCAATCGGGCGCCGCCGGGGGTGGTGTTGGGCAATACCATGGCGAATTCTTCGCCGCCGTAGCGGGCCGGCAGGTCCGAGGGACGGCTGCAGTTGGCACGGATTGCCTTGGCCACCTGGCGCAGGGCTTCGTCACCTTCCAGATGGCCAAAGCTGTCGTTGTAGGCCTTGAAATAGTCCACATCGATCATCATCAGTGACAGCTGGCTTTGCTCGCGGGTGGCGCGGCGCCACTCCAGCTCCAGGTATTCGTCGAAGTGACGACGGTTGGACAGCCCGGTCAGGCCGTCGGAGTTCATCAGCCGCTGCAGTACCAGGTTGGTGTCGAGCAGTTGCTGCTGGCTGACCCGCAAGGCGCGGTAGGCCTCGTCGCGCTGCAACAGGGTCAGGTAGGAACGCGAGTGGTAGCGGATGCGCGCCACCAGTTCGATGGTATCGGGCAACTTGACCAGGTAATCGTTGGCCCCGGCCGCGAAGGCCGCGCTCTTGATCAGCGGGTCCTCCTTGGTCGACAGGACGATGATCGGGATGTCCTTGGTCAACGGGTTGTTGCGGTACTCACGCACCAGGGTCAGGCCGTCCAGGCCCGGCATCACCAGGTCCTGAAGGATCACCGTGGGTTTGATCTGCACCGCCTGGGCAATAGCCTGATGCGGGTCGGCACAGAAATGGAAGTCGATCAGCTCTTCATTGGCCAGGCCGCGACGTACCGCCTCGCCGATCATGGCCTGGTCATCGACCAACAGGACCATGGCGGAGTTTTCGTCCGGAGCCTTGATATCTTCTGTCTGCAAGTCATGCATGAAGCATCTCCTGGTCACCGGCTGAAGGTGATTTCACCTGGAAAATCATTATGCGAATACCTCAACCAAACGCGGAGCGATAGTGCGCAGCGAGCGGATCTCGACGGCGGCATCGATGGCGGCAGCCGCCTTGGGCATGCCATATACGGCACTGCTGGCCTGATCCTGAGCGATGGTCAGAAATCCTTTCTGGCGCATGGCCTTGAGTCCTTGAGCACCATCGCGACCCATGCCGGTCAGTAACACTCCCACTGCATCACCACTCCAATAGCGGGCCACACTTTCGAAAAAAACATCAATCGAGGGCCTGTAGATTTCGTTTACCGGCTCGGCCGTGTAGGCGAGCGTCCCGTCCTGAAACAGACGGATATGGTGGTTGGTTCCGGCCAGCACCACCTGACCCGGTTGCGGCGGCTCGCCCTCGCGGGCCAGGCGCACCGGCATGCCTGAGGCACTGCTCAGCCACTCGGCCATGCCGGCAGCGAACACCTGATCGACATGTTGCACCAGCACCACCGCCGCAGGAAAGCTCACCGGCAGGCCTTTGAGCAATTCTTCCAGCGCTGCCGGCCCACCTGCCGAAGAACCGATGGCCACCAGACCGCCGCGGCGCACTGCGCCCTGCAAGACAGTCCCGGCGCTGCGTTCGCGTGCGCTGCGCTGGCCTATCAGCCAGCCAATGTTGAATATCTTGCGCAGTAGCGGCGCGGCAGCTTCTTTCGGATCGCCCGCACCAACAG comes from the Pseudomonas sp. StFLB209 genome and includes:
- a CDS encoding response regulator; amino-acid sequence: MHDLQTEDIKAPDENSAMVLLVDDQAMIGEAVRRGLANEELIDFHFCADPHQAIAQAVQIKPTVILQDLVMPGLDGLTLVREYRNNPLTKDIPIIVLSTKEDPLIKSAAFAAGANDYLVKLPDTIELVARIRYHSRSYLTLLQRDEAYRALRVSQQQLLDTNLVLQRLMNSDGLTGLSNRRHFDEYLELEWRRATREQSQLSLMMIDVDYFKAYNDSFGHLEGDEALRQVAKAIRANCSRPSDLPARYGGEEFAMVLPNTTPGGARLLAEKLRQSVASMNIPHIAPAPGSHLTVSIGIATVIPQPGGNSRQLILDADKGLYAAKHNGRNQVQVGGA
- a CDS encoding chemotaxis response regulator protein-glutamate methylesterase — encoded protein: MKIAIVNDMPMAIEALRRALAFEPEHQIVWVARNGAEAVQMCAANTPDLILMDLIMPVMDGVEATRRIMADSPCAIVLVTVDREQNVHRVFEAMGHGALDVVDTPAVGAGDPKEAAAPLLRKIFNIGWLIGQRSARERSAGTVLQGAVRRGGLVAIGSSAGGPAALEELLKGLPVSFPAAVVLVQHVDQVFAAGMAEWLSSASGMPVRLAREGEPPQPGQVVLAGTNHHIRLFQDGTLAYTAEPVNEIYRPSIDVFFESVARYWSGDAVGVLLTGMGRDGAQGLKAMRQKGFLTIAQDQASSAVYGMPKAAAAIDAAVEIRSLRTIAPRLVEVFA